Proteins encoded in a region of the Triticum dicoccoides isolate Atlit2015 ecotype Zavitan chromosome 3A, WEW_v2.0, whole genome shotgun sequence genome:
- the LOC119272694 gene encoding protein YIPF6 homolog, producing the protein MSHNYGDTIPLHPSSAQSDMDEIEIPISTSPPPPSSKPPLPASSVPIFVPQGPTPAPPASVSVAIGSEGFGPPPNTLTEPVWDTVKRDLARIVSNLKLVVFPNPNREDPGKALRDWDLWGPFFFIVFLGLTLSWSASVKKSEVFAVAFAVLAAGAIILTLNVLLLGGHIIFFQSLSLLGYCLFPLDVGALICLLKDNVILKIIVVTVTLAWSSWAAYPFMSAAVNPRRKALAIYPVFLMYISVGFLIIAID; encoded by the exons TCCCCATCTCCACCTCGCCTCCCCCGCCGTCCTCCAAGCCGCCCCTCCCCGCCTCCTCCGTCCCCATCTTCGTGCCCCAGGGGCCGACCCCCGCCCCGCCCGCGTCCGTCTCCGTTGCCATCGGCTCGGAAGGCTTCGGGCCCCCGCCCAACACGCTCACCGAGCCCGTctgggacaccgtcaagcgcgaccTCGCACGCATCGTCAGCAACCTCAAGCTCGTCGTCTTCCCCAACCCCAACCGCGAGGACCCCGGCAAGGCGCTCAGGGACTGGGACCTCTggggccccttcttcttcatcgtcttcctcGGCCTCACGCTGTCCTGGTCCGCCTCTGTTAAGAAG TCTGAAGTATTTGCTGTCGCGTTTGCTGTGCTGGCAGCTGGGGCTATAATCTTAACACTAAATGTTCTGCTTCTG GGTGGGCACATCATCTTCTTCCAAAGTCTCAGTCTCCTTGGCTATTGTTTGTTTCCTCTGGATGTTGGAGCCCTAATTTGCTTGCTGAAGGACAATGTCATACTAAAGATCATCGTGGTGACAGTCACACTGGCGTGGAGCTCCTGGGCTGCCTACCCATTCATGAGCGCTGCTGTGAACCCAAGGAGAAAGGCTCTGGCCATATATCCCGTATTCCTCATGTACATCTCGGTGGGGTTCCTCATAATTGCCATAGATTAG
- the LOC119269713 gene encoding uncharacterized protein LOC119269713 has translation MKRTRVGGNLLPDGRGCESVMASPYNPHRRQLGGGQSAWPDLPPELLESVLGRLAPLDRVAVRLVCSSWRSCARASISADLPFEAPRLLLRRPGSCGGLAFFSLHRREILPFALPDRLSSGRCCGQIGGWLAMAFDEERAIELRNLFSGQSVPLPRSPVFPVAKIVLSAPPTSLGWVAAVLGRAGTVALLQPDVSGGAWITISAGGPHGGFRDVALWRGRLCALGDDGTVLAYRVDLRARVAAVSELRGKDANPLNRLERRVRYLLESDGELLLVKKLYSVVRDSADVEVEVSRFRPEGCKWESVTELPGRAVFLGSVASAAAPATAGVRENCVYFARRDVELMVPHAIGVYSLGDRETAVVAIAGGHSVEVEPVWILPSVA, from the coding sequence ATGAAACGGACAAGGGTGGGAGGAAATCTCCTGCCGGACGGAAGAGGGTGTGAAAGTGTGATGGCCTCACCGTACAATCCCCACCGGCGGCAGCTGGGCGGGGGGCAGTCCGCCTGGCCGGATCTCCCGCCGGAGCTCCTGGAGAGCGTCCTAGGGCGGCTCGCCCCGCTCGACCGTGTCGCCGTCCGCCTCGTCTGCTCCTCTTGGCGCTCGTGCGCGCGAGCTTCGATCTCGGCTGACCTCCCCTTCGAGGCCCCGCGCCTCCTGCTCCGGCGCCCCGGCTCCTGCGGCGGCCTCGCCTTCTTCAGCCTCCACCGCCGCGAGATCCTGCCTTTCGCCCTCCCCGACCGCCTCAGCTCCGGCCGGTGCTGCGGCCAGATCGGCGGCTGGCTCGCCATGGCCTTCGACGAGGAGCGGGCGATCGAGCTCCGCAACCTCTTCTCCGGCCAATCCGTGCCCCTGCCGCGGTCCCCCGTGTTCCCGGTGGCCAAGATCGTGCTGTCCGCGCCGCCCACCTCGCTTGGCTGGGTGGCCGCCGTGCTGGGCCGCGCCGGCACGGTGGCGCTGCTCCAGCCGGACGTGTCTGGCGGCGCCTGGATCACGATCTCCGCCGGGGGGCCGCACGGCGGGTTCCGGGACGTGGCGTTGTGGCGGGGGCGGCTGTGCGCGCTGGGCGACGACGGCACGGTCCTGGCGTACCGTGTCGACCTCCGCGCGCGCGTGGCGGCCGTGTCGGAGCTGCGCGGGAAGGACGCCAACCCTCTGAACCGGCTGGAGCGGCGGGTGCGGTACCTGCTGGAGTCGGACGGGGAGCTCCTGCTGGTGAAGAAGCTGTACAGCGTGGTGCGGGACTCGGCGGACGTGGAGGTGGAGGTGAGCCGGTTCCGGCCGGAGGGGTGCAAGTGGGAGTCGGTGACGGAGCTCCCCGGGAGGGCGGTGTTCCTGGGGTcggtggcgtcggcggcggcgccggcgacggcggGGGTCCGGGAGAACTGCGTCTACTTCGCGCGGCGGGACGTGGAGCTGATGGTGCCGCACGCCATCGGCGTGTACTCGCTGGGGGACCGGgagacggcggtggtggccatcgcgGGCGGGCACTCCGTGGAGGTGGAGCCCGTGTGGATCCTCCCCTCGGTCGCCTGA